One Myotis daubentonii chromosome 17, mMyoDau2.1, whole genome shotgun sequence genomic window, CGCGCTCCGGAAGAACATTATGGTGGCCTTCGAGGATCCCGACAGCGCCACCTACGGGCTGGTGCAGTTTGGCCTGCGCAGCAGCCAGCGCTATGACCACCGGCCCCAGGACGACCACTTGGACCACATCACTGGTGagggggcagggccgaggggtggggccaggtggtggttcttttcatataaatatatacacacacacacacacactaataaaagacaaacatgcaaattgactgtaccttcgctacgccttaagccatgcccatcagccaatcagagcaactatatgcaaattaacccaaccaagatggtggccggcagccacggagctggagcaagcaggaggcttgccccagtgatggaggatgccaagcttcccgcctgccgcaaccagctctgagctcccctcaaggctacaaagtttcaattatagaagataaataaaccccagatacctgctttcagccggctgtggccacggagccgGAGTGAGCAgtaggcttgggttgcccctggcgatggaggaagccaagctttccgcccactctggccggctctgagctccactcaaggctacaaagttttaattatagaaggtaaataaatcccagaataaaaaataaagaaaaaaagaggctgggagcttccgtcgtcAGGGGGTTTGGCcggcctgaaaacggccctcagcccctcacccagactggccaggcaccccagtggggatccccaccctggagggggtgtgaccagcctgcaaacacccatcagcccctcacccaggctggccagccaccccagtgggacccccaccctgatctcggacacccttcagggcaaaccagctggcccccacccatgcaccaggcctctatcctataaaaagggtaatatgcaaattgaccttaacagcagaacgactgggaatgactggtcactatgacacacactgaccaccagggggcagatgctcaatgcaggagctgtcccctggtggttagtgtgctcccacagggggagctctgctcagccacaagctaggctgatggctgccagcacagcggtggtggcggtagcctctcccgcctcctcagcagcattaaggatgcagcttaggtctgctccctgctggcaagtgggcatcccccgagggctgccaggctgccagagggacatctgactgctagcttgggcccgatccccccagggagcgggcctaagccagcaggtggatatcctccgagaggtcccagactgcaagagggcataggctgggctgagggacccccccggagtgcacaaatttttgtgcaccgggcctctagtgtatgtatatgtgtgtgtgtgtgtgtgtgtgtgtgtgtgtgtgtgtattattgatttcacaagaggaagggagagggagagagagataggagcatattaatgatgagagagaatcattgatcggctgcctcctgcactccccactggggatggagcccgcaacctgggcatgtgcccttgacccgaatcaaacccaggacccttcagtctgcaggcctaggctctatccactgagcaaaactggccagggctggccctGATTCTTGACTCCGAGCCTCGCCCCCAGGCCTGTGCTGCTGCCCCACACTCAAGCTGTACGCCTCCTCCAGCCTGGACTGCACCATGCGGATCTGGACCACAGAGAACCGCCTCCTGCGGTGGGCTGGGCCCTGatgcgggagggagggagggcgggaatggccggctgggagcctgggggcagCCAGCTGGGCGCCCCTCCCTCGCCCCCAGCAGAGTCTAGCGGCTGAACAGGGGAGAGAGCCTCTCACCCTCCTGCTCCCTGTGCTTCCTGCTCTTTGGAGCAAGGCTGGCCTCATGCCCTGGACCCCCTGCAGACTCCTGCAGCTGAATGGAGCGCCTCAGGCTCTGACCTTCTCCAGCAACAATGGGGACCTGGTGCTAGCCCTGGGCTCCCGCCTCTGCCTGGTATCCCACAGGCTCTACCTGCCCACAACCTACCTGGTTAAGGTGTGCCGTGAGCCCGGGGCTGTGGGGGGGGGCTGCTGCGGGCACACAAGCCTCCCAGGGCGGGGATCCAGGCTCCTTTCCCTGCTCAGAAGCTGTGCCAGAAGCCCCCCGATGGGTTCGATGACCTCCCCCTGCCGCTGACCACCCAGGAGTCGCTGACTTCAGTCCAGCTGCAGAGGCTGGCCAGCCTGCATGGGGTGGCCAGCCTCAGTTCAGCCAGCAGGCCTGCTGAGCCAACCTGGAGACtcccacccagctgccctggcTCAAGGTCTGGCTGTGTGCCCCCAGTGTCCCAGCACGAAGTCCCGGGGCTCCCAGGCCCCTGGGGCCACCTCAagcctgtcccagccctggcacccccccccccccgcctcctgtgCCCCCTCAGGGGCCTGGCCACCCTCCTGAATGACTGTCCCGGCCTCAGTCCAGTCCCGCTTAGTGTACCTCCTATCATCTCTGTCTGCAGCTCGGCCTTGTCTTTCATCCGCCACTGGACGGCAGTACCTCAGCAGCCACTCTTGAAGGAGGTGAGGTGGAtcctgacccctccccaccccaatgccCGGCCCTGCCCGCTGCCCAGGCTTGGGCCACATCCCTGGGGCAGGCCTGGGATCCTGTGGTTATCTGGGCAGCACGTGGCAAGACTCCGGGAAGAATTGGCTGACCCCtgaccccctgccccaggacctggAACCCTTATTAGCCCGGGACCAAGACCTTCAACAGCTGAGACGGGGGCAAGTGGTACCAGCAGCCCCGGCCCCGCTCTCCTGGAAGCAGCAGCTGGAGGCCTTTGACAACTACTTGTATCTGGTCTACGGCCCAGCCCTGCTGGTGGGTGGGGTGCTTCCCCGCACCAGCCCGGacccagccccttcctccatccTGGGGCTCTGacaccaccccctgccctgcctgcacccccagGGCATGCATCCCAGGACAGAGTCCCAGCAGTGGACCAGCATGGCCATCACAGTGGAGAAGAACGGGGATGTGTCCACCCTGCCGGGTGTCACCCCCAGTCTGGCGAAGGCCGGGGTCTGCACTCACTCTCCCAAAATGCTGCCTCCACGGGACCGGGGGGCCCTGAGCCGGcgcttcccccaccctccccgagTCACCCTGCCCATCCCACGCACCCACCAGCGGGAACACAGCAGGGCATCCCAGGTGAGgcctcccacccctgccacccctcTGCCCTGACTGCaggaccctgccccccaccctgacTCCTCCCGtgccccagctgctggcccaCTCCTCCCTGAGCTCCCTCCTGGGTCTCAGCatggacctgcagctgcagtcgGAGCAGCTCCGACAGGAGACGCCTGCAGCCCCAGAAGCACCGTCTTCCCACCTGAAGCACAGggtgaggggccaggcaggggggaTGCTACAAGCCGCCCCCCAGGGCAGAGCTGCAGGGGGGCACTGAGTCCCCGCTGGGCTCTGAGCCCCTGGCCCATCCCCAGGTCCCGCTGCTGCTGGAAAGGCGGCCCCAAGAGCTCCTCTCCGACCTCGGGGGCTTCTTTCCCGCCTCTGTTCAGCACTACAAGGTgagacccccgcccaggccctccCTGCAGGGGTCACCCTGATGATGCTCCCCATCGTctctcttttcctaaaaaaataaatttttattgatctcagagaggaagggagagggaaagagacatagaaacatcagtgatgagagagaatcatggatgggctgcctcctgcacgccccccactagggaccgagcccacaaccccgggcctgtgcccttgaccagaatcgaatccgggatccttcagtctgcaggccgctgctctatccactgagacacaccagccagggctccccgtGATTTCTGAAGGCTCCACCTGCCTGTGTGTTGTGTGGGGGCACCCGTTCAGCACCTGGAGGCCTGGCAGGAAGCTGGGCGGTGGCAGGTGCTCTGCCCAGACCGCCTCTGGAACAGGCCAGAAGTCGGGTCCTCACCCACCAGGCTGTCCTCTACCCCTAGAACCTGCAGAGACCCATCCGCTTCCCAGGCTGGGTCCCCAACTCCGTGGCGCTGCAGCAGATGTGGCTGCCCCAGGAGGTCAGCGGCCTGGGGCACCTCCCTCAGCTGACCGCCAGAGACTCCTCCAAGgcaaggggcggggctggcgctcGCCCTGTGGGCCGGGGAGGGCTCTGCAGCAGGGGCGAGGGGGGTGCCACTTGTGCCAGTGGCTAGTGGTGCTGTCCCCTCTGCAGCCAGCGGGCAGCCAGGAGGACCTGTGGCTGTTGCGGGGCAGACAGCCCCACACCAGGAGCCAGATCCAGTGGTCGGATGAGGGGGATGAGGacctggacctggacctggacctggagctggaCTGGACCTTGGACTATCCCCTCTCATCTCCGGAGCTCTCCCAGGAACTGCTGACGTCGGCAGTGACGCAGGGGCGGGCCCCCAGCAGGGCTGCAGTGAGTAGAGTAGAGAGGGAAGCGATGCCTTCAGTGGTCACCACGGCCCTCCacgccaccaccaccatccagaAATATGAGTCCTTGGCCAAGAGACGCATCCGGGAGACCACTGCCAGGACAGAGACCTTTTTACGCCGCCACCAGCACCGCCTCGGGCACTCGCTCTGGGAACTGCGCTacgggcacctgcccaggttcctGCGTTTCTTTGTCATCCAGAACTGGTTCAAAAAGCTCTTCCCCATCTTCACCCTGGAGGTTTGAGGGGGGGACGGCTGggaagctggctggggggaggggggagtggcgCAGGGGCAGCGCCTCAGCTCGCTGTCCTTGCAGGCGTACCCCGAGGTGGGCACGGTGGACGGCCTGGCCTCGCGGCTCATGGACCTCCTGaaggaggcctcctgggaggaccGTGTGCACATCCTGCGGGCGCTGCTGAGGCTGCTGCCTGAGATAAGCAAAACCCTCTACAAGAAGCTGCAGGAGACCCTCAAGTACCTGCTCAACCTGGACGAGCCCCCCAACCTCCAGGTTCGCCCCACCCGCCCGCCTCGCCCCAACCCGCCCTGTCATGCTCCAGGCCGGCCCCACAAATCGCCCTCCTGCCGGTCCTCAGGAAAAGACCCAGAGGCAGTTCGTGATGCTGgctctgcagctgcagctggcCTGCTCCCTGGAATCCCGTGAGGTGGTGCTGGAGCTCATGTCCTACCTCCTCTACTCGCCGGCCTCCTGCAGGTGAGGCTGCCCTCCGCCCACCCTCCTCggcagcaggggtgggaggcaggagctgggggaCGCGGCATGAGCCATGAGCCGCCCTCACCTGTTGCAGGCCTGAGCTCAAGAAGCTGCTGGAAGGGCTGGGCCTCCAGGACCCGGAGGGCTTCCTGTTCAGGGAGATGATGACCTGGGTGCAGGACATGGACCTGCACTGCAAGGCCGTGCTGCGCCGCTGCTGTTCCCAGAAGCTGGAGGAGATGACCCACCtcctgcaggtgggagggggaCGGGACCTGCCAGTGGAACCTCTTGCCTTGCCCAGGGCTTTCCCCAGGTgcagggagagcaggggaggctgggaggccttgccttgctctagatcagcggttctcaacctgtgggtcgtgacccctttgggggttgaacgaccctttcacaggggtcgcctaagaccatcggaaaacacgtacataatcacatattgtttttgtgattaatcactatgctttaattatgttcaatttggttttttttgttttgtgtttgcttaaagtattacaaagggtattacatatgtgtgcttcccccccccccccgcctttgacaatcccctgaattatgttcaatttgtaacagtgaaaatacatcctgcatatcagacatttacgtgacgattcataacagtagcaacattacagttgagggtcaccacaacatgaggagctgtattaaagggtcgcggcgttaggaaggtggagaaccgctgctctagatccaCGGCACCTGTCCTCCTAGTCCCGCCTCTCTCGGGATCTTCCTGCTTCTTCCTGGGAGGGAGTCTGCAGCGGGGTCCAGCTGGGGTCCAGGAGCAGCACCCCGATTcggcctcctgcccccaccccctcccctctcccccgcagGTAGAAGCCTTGCAGCCGTCAGTTGCCAGGTTGTCAGAGGTGCTGCCCAAGGTCTCTGAGACTGTGCTGTCGCCCATCTCCTCGGGGCCCTCGGTGCACTCCACGCTCTCCACCGTCTCCTGGACACCCTTGCAGCCGGGCTTGCCCAGAGACCTGGATCCCCAGGTCCAGCAGCTGGTCTCGCACTTCCCCGTCTACCACAGCCACCGCACGCTCTCCGAGAGCCTGATGCCCTTCTCCTCCGTGCCCGACATCCACGTGCGCTCCTCGGCGCCCGATGCGATGCCTGACCACCCACTGCCGCTGGAGCAGACAGACTGGTCGCGGTCAAAGATGCTGGACCTGGGGCCGATTGACGCACTCAACTTCTTCTGCAAGCAGCGGAGGAGCTGCCTGCAGGAGGTGGCCGGGGACCAGAGGCTGCACGCGCTGCCGCCCAACGCCGTGGTGCCACAGCCCCGCGATCACCTGtgagcggctgagggcgcggggcaccagctggggcagggcccacagggggctgggggcctggctcAGTCAAACctaccttcttttttattttttatttttttaaatatattttattgattttttacagagaggaagggagagagatagagggtcagaaacatcgatgagagagaaacatcgatcagccgcctcctgcacatcccccactggggatgtgcccgcaacccaggcacatgcccttgatcggaatcaaacctgggaccttttagtccacaggctgacgctctagccactgagccaaaccggttttggctatttttattttttaaaatatatttttattgatttcagagaggaaaggagagggagagagaaacatcaatgatgagagagaatcatcgattggctgtctcctataTGCCCCTTAATAGGGAtcgagtctgaaacccaggcatgtcccccttgactggaatcgaacctcggtcccttcagtctgcacgctgacgctctctccactgagctgcaccagccagggctcacaccCACCTTCTTACCACCCTAGGCTTGACCCCATTCTCAGGCTCCAGGAGATCAAGCTCCAGGGATCTGCAATGAGACTGAGGGGTGAGTGGGGACAGGGGTAGAGATTGGACCCTgagctccaccccacccccaccccagcttggGTCCCACGGGGCCTCAACCtcaccccaggcctcactgccctgatGACCCCAGGCCAGATGCTGGCCCGGCACGGTGAGGGCCGGACCCTCGATGGCTCCATCCGGACGCTGAAGCTGCCGCTGCCTCGGGTGGAGCTGCGGCCTTTCCCCGTGGACTGGCCCAGGCCTGCCCGCCCGCTgccgcccctgctcctgcagccagccctgcAGCGCTACTTCCTGCCGGACCTTGCAGACCCGGACTTCTACCGCTGACCCGCTGGCGACCTCGGCCAGACCCTggtcccagccccacctgccctccagcaggGGTTCAGGACACAGCTCTCCACCCGCTGTCCACCCCTGGCCAAGACTGGGGACTGGAATAAAGTCCAGCCAGCAAACTAGGTGCCATGACCATCTTTGGGGGCCAccagggtgggcagggaggggtggctGGTGGAGTCGGTGGGACAGGGTCGGGGCTGTGGTCAGCCCATGGGGGGCCAGGCCTGTCCACCCAGGCAGGGAGCCCTAGTGTGGGCTCGTCCCTGCTCAGGCATCAACCAGCATTTCTCCGTCAGTTACTGAGGGCGAGAAGGGAGGGTGGACTACAAGCCAGGCGGTGGCCAGGTGTTCCGGGGAGAGGAGGGGGTCTGGATGGCTACAGGTGTGGGTGGGctgcagtctttttttaaaaaatatatttgtatttatttcagagagaaagggagaggtaaaaacatcaatgatgagaatcattgattggctgcctcctgtacaccccccactggggattgagccgcaacccgggcatgtgccctgaccgggaatcaagttgtgacctcctgggtcataggttgacgctcaaccgctgagccaggccagccgggcagGGGCTGTGGTCTTTGGATGCAGGAGAGACTGGGAACCTGTTGGCACATCGCTCCCTTTAGGCTAGAAGGACTCCTGTCTCGTCCAAAAAGCAATGAAAGGGGCCGTGTCCTCAGGACCTTGAACTTAACACCAGCCGGGGACAGACTATCTGTGAAGCGCAGGGTCTGGAAAGCCTCCCAGGGACTCCCGTGCACCCCGGGGACTTGGCCGCCGGGGAAGGGCCTGTTCTGGCGTTCACACCCTTCGGTTGGGCTGCCCGGGCAGCAGTTTCCTTCCCGTGAGTGTCTTCAGCCTCCGGCTTTAGAGGTTGCTTCCCCAGGGCTTTCTGGTTACAGCTGGCCTCCCACACCTTCCCCATCGCCCCCGAGCTGCGCAGGGGGTCCTGATATGGGGCTGCCGAGTAGAGGGTTCTTTTGAGGCCAAGCAGGGCCAGGGTGCCAGCCTGGAGAGCTGCAGGGCGGAACCATTTTAAAAGGGGTTTGTGCGGCCTATGGTGGTCTGCTTCTGCTGGCTTTCATGGTTCAAATTATAAAAGcaacaaaagcttttaaaattaaaaaatgagccctGTCAGTGTAGCTCATTGGTTAGCGCATTTACCCAGC contains:
- the WDR97 gene encoding WD repeat-containing protein 97, which translates into the protein METDVSEVGNAFSVEDMTLDPDLNDPDNYGVPDPGLLEERGEPAWPSPRRHVSRIPKRLGQPRTHRALRAGARAARGELSFTKLVPKLFLRSSWRRGTAPSARARARLLWLLLRRSLRNVVEKEKRSELRVARLTHGLEPLRRLEVAAGLRSVAQDPAGRRFVVLDGAGCLHLHREDGWALGTLPAPVALTGLVAVRGPLGSMSRFVGWGPAGLAILKPDLSLLWLSEPRAGRPPRREPICCLPVPDLRLLLVAEAGGGLALWKFRLEGRCLLPCGPSLQPQLSCAGALTRLALGPLTPNYIPRCFAAYGSAVLTFDLRTWTVTDVRQDLHKTTISDLAYCGEMEAMVTASRDSTVKVWGADWQIRMVFVGHTGPVTAMAVLPNTTLVLSASGDGTLRTWDLQAVAQVGEVMLSYWGQSTRSESVNQLLAPASPGWPVLSVRAGSVELWCLRELYSPLAQLSAPILHLQVAPELPLSPYLPARLVCACTDGSVYLVNPETGRTVSALLLGPEDCAAAVAYCLPREVLWLLTRAGHLVRANAACSPMRLLLRKSPLPRPAPRPCCLHLYSHLTDPRSAFSSWETVRQHKGEVGHSDIRTWKEKNRYLPLVGHTDGTLSVLSWHTLEPVFHTEAHSPGPVTAIASTWNSVVSSGGDLTVKMWRMFPYSEESLSPLRTFSCCHPALALCALRKNIMVAFEDPDSATYGLVQFGLRSSQRYDHRPQDDHLDHITGLCCCPTLKLYASSSLDCTMRIWTTENRLLRLLQLNGAPQALTFSSNNGDLVLALGSRLCLVSHRLYLPTTYLVKKLCQKPPDGFDDLPLPLTTQESLTSVQLQRLASLHGVASLSSASRPAEPTWRLPPSCPGSRSGCVPPVSQHEVPGLPGPWGHLKPVPALAPPPPRLLCPLRGLATLLNDCPGLSPVPLSVPPIISVCSSALSFIRHWTAVPQQPLLKEDLEPLLARDQDLQQLRRGQVVPAAPAPLSWKQQLEAFDNYLYLVYGPALLGMHPRTESQQWTSMAITVEKNGDVSTLPGVTPSLAKAGVCTHSPKMLPPRDRGALSRRFPHPPRVTLPIPRTHQREHSRASQLLAHSSLSSLLGLSMDLQLQSEQLRQETPAAPEAPSSHLKHRVPLLLERRPQELLSDLGGFFPASVQHYKNLQRPIRFPGWVPNSVALQQMWLPQEVSGLGHLPQLTARDSSKARGGAGARPWLVVLSPLQPAGSQEDLWLLRGRQPHTRSQIQWSDEGDEDLDLDLDLELDWTLDYPLSSPELSQELLTSAVTQGRAPSRAAVSRVEREAMPSVVTTALHATTTIQKYESLAKRRIRETTARTETFLRRHQHRLGHSLWELRYGHLPRFLRFFVIQNWFKKLFPIFTLEAYPEVGTVDGLASRLMDLLKEASWEDRVHILRALLRLLPEISKTLYKKLQETLKYLLNLDEPPNLQEKTQRQFVMLALQLQLACSLESREVVLELMSYLLYSPASCRPELKKLLEGLGLQDPEGFLFREMMTWVQDMDLHCKAVLRRCCSQKLEEMTHLLQVGGGRDLPVEPLALPRAFPRCRESRGGWEALPCSRSAVLNLWVVTPLGVERPFHRGRLRPSENTYIITYCFCDAVLKGRGVRKVENRCSRSTAPVLLVPPLSGSSCFFLGGSLQRGPAGVQEQHPDSASCPHPLPSPPQVEALQPSVARLSEVLPKVSETVLSPISSGPSVHSTLSTVSWTPLQPGLPRDLDPQVQQLVSHFPVYHSHRTLSESLMPFSSVPDIHVRSSAPDAMPDHPLPLEQTDWSRSKMLDLGPIDALNFFCKQRRSCLQEVAGDQRLHALPPNAVVPQPRDHLLDPILRLQEIKLQGSAMRLRGQMLARHGEGRTLDGSIRTLKLPLPRVELRPFPVDWPRPARPLPPLLLQPALQRYFLPDLADPDFYR